Proteins from a single region of Amblyomma americanum isolate KBUSLIRL-KWMA chromosome 10, ASM5285725v1, whole genome shotgun sequence:
- the LOC144106579 gene encoding proteasome subunit alpha type-3-like, whose protein sequence is MSSIGTGYDLSASQFSPDGRVFQVEYAHKAVENSGTAVALRGRDGVVFAVEKLVTSELYEPEANRRIFTIDDHVGAAVAGLLADAKQVVETARVEASNYRSEYGSAVPLRYLKERVGLYMHAYTLYSSVRPFGSSVLVGSYDLQDGAQLCCIEPSGTSWGYFGCAIGKASQAAKTEMEKLSVKDQDCRQLIKEAARIIYVVHDEIKDKRFELELSWVCKESDGKHQFVPVDIYHEAESHAKTAVAEEESDSDDM, encoded by the exons ATGAGTTCGATCGGCACCGGATACGACCTCTCGGCGTCTCAGTTCTCGCCGGACGGGCGCGTGTTCCAGGTGGAGTACGCGCACAAGGCGGTCGAGAACAGCGGCACGGCCGTGGCCCTGCGGGGTCGGGACGGAGTCGTCTTCGCCGTGGAAAAACTCGTCACCTCCGAGCTGTACGAGCCCGAAGCCAACCGACGCATCTTCACCATCGACGACCACGTCGGAGCAGCCGTCGCGGGACTTCTCGCCGACGCCAAGCAG GTGGTGGAGACAGCACGTGTGGAGGCATCCAACTACCGCTCAGAGTACGGCTCTGCGGTCCCACTGCGCTACCTCAAAGAGCGCGTCGGTCTCTACATGCACGCATACACCCTGTACAGCTCCGTGCGCCCCTTCGGGTCCAGTGTGCTCGTCGGCAGTTACGATCTCCAGGATGGAGCTCAGCTGTGCTGCATTGAACCGTCGGGCACATCGTGGGGCTACTTTGGATGCGCCATCGGCAAGGCCAGCCAGGCTGCCAAGACTGAGATGGAAAAGCTGAGCGTCAAAGACCAGGACTGCAGGCAGCTCATCAAGGAGGCCGCGCGAATCATCTACGTTGTCCACGACGAGATCAAGGACAAGCGCTTCGAGCTCGAGCTTAGCTGGGTCTGCAAGGAGTCCGACGGAAAGCACCAGTTCGTGCCCGTGGACATCTACCATGAAGCGGAGTCGCATGCCAAgactgcagtcgccgaagaagaaTCAGACTCGGATGACATGTGA